A window from bacterium encodes these proteins:
- a CDS encoding RidA family protein, protein MEDILEKSIISTKNAPAAIGPYSQAVAWNNLLFISGQIPLNPTTGEMVTGDFESQIRQVLDNLKSILEAAGLTTSSVLKTTIFLTDLADFAKANEIYSQYFAENPPARSTIQISALPKGAKVEIEAIAGKS, encoded by the coding sequence ATGGAGGATATTTTGGAAAAGAGTATTATTTCAACTAAGAACGCCCCTGCTGCCATCGGGCCTTATTCACAGGCAGTTGCGTGGAACAACCTTCTATTCATTTCAGGGCAGATTCCCCTGAATCCTACTACCGGCGAGATGGTCACAGGCGACTTTGAGTCCCAGATTCGTCAGGTTCTTGATAATCTAAAGAGTATCCTGGAAGCTGCTGGGTTAACGACAAGCAGTGTGCTTAAGACAACGATATTCCTAACGGATTTAGCTGACTTTGCGAAAGCAAACGAAATCTATTCTCAATATTTCGCCGAAAACCCGCCCGCCCGTTCAACCATCCAAATCAGCGCTCTCCCAAAAGGCGCCAAAGTCGAGATAGAAGCGATTGCCGGAAAAAGCTGA